The DNA sequence GTTTACTCCATGATTgtttatattgaatatataaattaataaaagaagagaaacattacattttcaagatcataaattcaaattcatgttAATAGATTGCTAGACATACTcttcaatatttttcatatccTTTAccttttgttaataattttaattaattattttttctcctcttctccCTCACTCCACTCCTTCCAATATTCCTCcttcctttcatttttctctcacTAGCATCTTTCTTTAGCAACCAAGTTTGCAAGtgtttgaatatatttagataatttttttaataaacaaaaattagtttatacataagtttaaaataagaaattagatgagaaaaaatctataaaaattaGCCAACGTCTAATTtacgaattttttttttattttcttaagttcTTGAGAAggactttttcctttttgtaaaacttaagtgttttaattcGGAATATCATAACTAGTGACCATCTTTATAGTTACTATATATTGAAAAGATTGCACATAATTTGAATAATCTGTTGAGGGCCAATCTTCCTACTTTGCAATTAAAGGCATGCTTAGCAAATTGGAAAGTTGTTTTGGATAAtatcaaaagcaaaaaaaattagagGGGTACATTTAGTAGTTAACTTCAAGATTTTAACTCTCCTTCTCTTAGTTTTACCCCAAACAAAACTCAAGCAAATAAGAAAAGGTGAGCTACTGCTTATTTAGACAAAGGAACATAGTTCAGCAAATATTAAAGTGCTCTTTTGATCTCAACATCACTTCGTTTCCTCCTTGTCCTCCTCTTTCTCATATAGTTTTGAACTCATCATATCCAATGTTCCTTGGACAAACGTTTGGAAGTTTTCCTGCGATTTTTGGATTTGTTTAACTGTGTGTTCAATCTCTTGTACTGTGTTTTCAATCTCTTGTACTTTTTTCCTCAAATCTTCTGGTTCTTCCCTCTGTTTTTCCACCATCCTTACTGAAAACAAGTaaatacaatcaaataaaaatatttaattctttttattttaaataaagatttacCTGACTTTAGCTTTTCAGAGAGACTAGTCATAAAGTTACGATGTTCATCCATTCGGTCCATAAAAAACTTGAAGTAACTCAAactcataatttctttttcaatcttcATCTGTTCTTCTTCTATCTGATGG is a window from the Vigna radiata var. radiata cultivar VC1973A unplaced genomic scaffold, Vradiata_ver6 scaffold_1322, whole genome shotgun sequence genome containing:
- the LOC106754290 gene encoding uncharacterized protein LOC106754290, producing MSNNSNNSDAGQPGVKFETMLEQLNHQIEEEQMKIEKEIMSLSYFKFFMDRMDEHRNFMTSLSEKLKSVRMVEKQREEPEDLRKKVQEIENTVQEIEHTVKQIQKSQENFQTFVQGTLDMMSSKLYEKEEDKEETK